One region of Ahniella affigens genomic DNA includes:
- a CDS encoding flotillin family protein, which translates to MQLMEILILTGIGLVGFLFIFLIMARLYRRASKEISFVRTGLGGQRVIVNGGGLVFPVFHELIPVNMNTLKLYVERAKEAALITRDRMRVDVQADFYVRVQPTEESIANAAQTLGRKTMEPEALKELVEGKFVDALRSVAAEMGMEELHEQRSLFVQKVQQAVSEDLLKNGLELEAVSLTGLDQTGKEYFNPDNAFDAEGLTRLTEAIELRRKKRNEIQQETEVEIQKKNLIAEQQKLTLSREEEYAKLQQQREIEIRRAHQQAEIATQRAEKAREAEQAKIEAQQQIDQAKIAADRALQEQRIAMEQQLKEREVAKSRAVQTAEIEQQKTVQLAEQERAIAIAEKSRAQSEAQAAADLARAGAVQAEEQVATVREIERAERQKKIELVEAAKKAERDMIGVTIAAQAEKKAAEDRAQAVLTAANASADQRRIQAQADADAERMRAQAAEQRYAVDAEGQRRLNEAANMMSAEQVAMQIKLALLKHLPEIVRESVKPMEHIEGIRIVQVEGLNAGGGGAGTGGADPANGNSGNLAEQVVSSALRYRAQAPLIESLMREVGISGSDLHGMTQGLKDKPE; encoded by the coding sequence ATGCAATTGATGGAAATCCTGATCCTGACCGGCATTGGCCTGGTCGGCTTCCTGTTTATCTTCCTGATCATGGCGAGGCTGTACCGGCGCGCCTCCAAGGAAATCTCGTTCGTGCGCACCGGTTTGGGCGGGCAACGGGTCATTGTTAACGGCGGCGGGCTCGTCTTCCCCGTGTTTCATGAGCTGATCCCGGTCAACATGAACACGCTGAAGCTCTACGTCGAGCGCGCCAAAGAAGCGGCGCTGATCACACGTGATCGCATGCGTGTAGACGTGCAGGCCGATTTCTATGTCCGCGTGCAGCCAACCGAAGAATCGATCGCCAACGCCGCTCAGACCTTGGGTCGCAAGACCATGGAGCCGGAAGCGCTGAAGGAACTGGTGGAAGGCAAGTTCGTCGATGCCCTGCGCTCGGTTGCGGCCGAGATGGGTATGGAGGAGCTGCACGAACAGCGTTCGTTGTTCGTCCAGAAAGTGCAGCAGGCGGTCAGCGAGGATCTGCTGAAGAACGGACTCGAGCTGGAAGCCGTGTCGCTAACCGGCCTCGACCAGACCGGCAAGGAGTATTTCAATCCGGATAACGCCTTCGACGCCGAGGGCCTGACCCGGCTGACCGAAGCGATTGAACTCCGTCGCAAGAAGCGCAATGAAATTCAGCAGGAAACCGAAGTCGAGATTCAGAAAAAGAATCTGATTGCCGAGCAGCAAAAGCTGACACTGTCGCGCGAAGAAGAGTACGCCAAACTGCAGCAACAGCGTGAAATCGAGATCCGCCGCGCGCATCAGCAGGCCGAGATCGCGACGCAGCGCGCCGAAAAGGCTCGCGAAGCCGAGCAGGCGAAAATCGAAGCACAGCAGCAGATCGATCAGGCCAAAATCGCCGCCGATCGTGCACTGCAGGAGCAGCGCATTGCGATGGAGCAGCAGCTGAAGGAGCGGGAGGTTGCGAAGTCGCGCGCGGTGCAGACCGCCGAGATTGAGCAACAGAAGACCGTGCAGCTTGCGGAGCAGGAGCGCGCAATCGCGATTGCCGAGAAATCTCGTGCGCAATCGGAGGCGCAGGCCGCTGCAGATCTCGCACGCGCGGGTGCGGTGCAGGCCGAAGAGCAGGTCGCCACGGTCCGCGAAATCGAACGCGCCGAGCGTCAGAAGAAGATCGAACTCGTTGAAGCGGCGAAGAAGGCCGAGCGCGACATGATTGGCGTCACTATTGCGGCCCAAGCCGAGAAGAAAGCTGCCGAAGATCGCGCCCAGGCGGTGTTGACTGCGGCGAATGCGTCTGCTGACCAGCGCCGCATTCAAGCGCAGGCAGATGCCGATGCCGAACGCATGCGTGCGCAGGCCGCCGAACAGCGTTATGCCGTCGATGCCGAAGGCCAGCGCCGGCTGAACGAGGCCGCGAACATGATGTCGGCCGAGCAAGTGGCGATGCAGATCAAACTGGCGTTGCTGAAGCATCTGCCGGAGATCGTGCGCGAATCGGTCAAGCCGATGGAGCACATCGAAGGGATTCGAATTGTGCAGGTCGAAGGCTTGAATGCGGGAGGTGGCGGCGCCGGCACAGGTGGCGCAGATCCCGCAAATGGCAACTCCGGCAATCTCGCCGAGCAAGTCGTCAGCTCGGCGCTCCGCTATCGCGCCCAGGCGCCGCTCATTGAGTCGCTAATGCGCGAGGTCGGCATCTCTGGGAGTGATCTGCACGGCATGACGCAGGGGCTTAAGGACAAGCCAGAGTAA
- a CDS encoding DUF429 domain-containing protein — protein sequence MSRCLGVDGAGSGWLAVWRQGSELGWKRYEDAESLWLSNIDASVIAVDIPIGLEDGSARATDRLARAFVGGKRASSVFAAPMRPALNAANRLEAQTIQRQLGGMGVAAQAFAIYPKIRQWDHLLRGDANARACVHEIHPEVSFAAMRGGFGQGIVAPKRTLEGQEIRLALLAKYFGPKRVERLRAAIPKRIAAIDDVHDALAALWSAERIASGTAQSLPDPPRVDSLGLRMAIWY from the coding sequence ATGTCGCGCTGCCTGGGCGTCGACGGTGCGGGATCGGGTTGGCTCGCGGTGTGGCGGCAAGGCAGCGAGTTGGGCTGGAAGCGGTATGAGGATGCCGAGAGCTTGTGGCTTTCGAATATCGATGCCAGCGTGATTGCGGTCGATATCCCGATTGGACTTGAAGACGGATCGGCGCGCGCGACCGATCGGCTCGCCCGTGCGTTTGTCGGCGGCAAACGTGCCAGCAGTGTGTTTGCCGCGCCGATGCGGCCAGCGCTCAACGCAGCGAACCGGCTTGAAGCGCAGACGATTCAGAGGCAACTCGGTGGCATGGGCGTCGCGGCGCAGGCGTTTGCGATCTATCCCAAGATTCGGCAGTGGGATCATCTGCTTCGGGGCGATGCAAACGCTCGTGCCTGTGTGCATGAGATCCATCCGGAAGTCAGCTTTGCCGCAATGCGTGGTGGCTTTGGGCAAGGCATCGTCGCGCCGAAACGCACGCTCGAAGGTCAGGAGATCCGCTTGGCGCTGCTCGCCAAGTATTTCGGACCGAAGCGCGTTGAACGACTGCGCGCGGCGATTCCGAAACGCATCGCGGCGATCGACGACGTCCACGATGCGCTTGCTGCGTTGTGGAGTGCGGAGCGCATTGCTAGCGGCACCGCGCAATCGTTGCCCGATCCGCCGCGCGTAGATTCGCTTGGGCTGAGGATGGCGATTTGGTATTGA
- a CDS encoding YqiJ family protein, translating to MPNLFTAPENLIFVIALGVVVALAAIEVLAILLGHSFGHWLDGLLPDGFDVHVDGHIDVDVDGAGSVFDKLLGWLHFGKVPTLVIITVYLMSFGMVGLGLQIGARSLLDGFLPGWIAAGAALPLSLPIGSRLAGFIGRLLPRDESQVIKRHHLLGRLATIVIGEARQGSPAQAKLRDEFRTTQYFMVEPNQPGEVFRQGEQVVVVAMLGTVFRAERFDPKLIEHDP from the coding sequence GTGCCGAATCTGTTTACTGCCCCCGAAAATCTGATCTTCGTGATCGCGCTCGGCGTGGTGGTGGCACTCGCGGCCATCGAAGTGCTCGCCATCCTGCTGGGTCATAGCTTTGGTCATTGGCTGGACGGTTTGCTGCCGGATGGGTTCGATGTCCATGTCGATGGCCATATTGACGTCGATGTCGACGGCGCTGGCTCCGTATTCGACAAACTGCTCGGCTGGCTGCATTTCGGCAAGGTGCCGACGCTCGTGATCATCACGGTCTACTTGATGTCGTTTGGCATGGTCGGGCTCGGTTTGCAGATCGGCGCGCGCAGTCTGCTGGATGGCTTTCTGCCCGGCTGGATCGCGGCCGGTGCGGCGCTGCCACTCAGTCTGCCGATCGGCAGCCGACTGGCCGGTTTCATCGGCCGCCTGCTGCCGCGTGACGAATCACAAGTCATCAAGCGCCACCACTTGCTTGGCCGCTTGGCCACGATTGTCATCGGCGAAGCCCGTCAAGGCTCGCCCGCGCAAGCCAAACTGCGCGATGAATTCCGCACGACCCAGTACTTCATGGTCGAACCGAATCAGCCCGGCGAGGTGTTCCGCCAGGGCGAGCAAGTCGTGGTCGTCGCCATGCTCGGCACAGTATTCCGCGCCGAGCGCTTCGACCCCAAGCTGATTGAACACGATCCCTGA
- a CDS encoding LysR family transcriptional regulator — MATAPTKRKRRTPRRPKSAGAARFYYKGSRLKQLRAFLYTAKLGTLSRAAEALFLSQPSVSLQIQALEREFGVRLLERTGRRVQLTREGQELYDLALPLIEGLESLDQNFRRKVQGLDAGELNVAAGSSTIQFLLPALVASYRDRHPKVKLQLHNVTGIDGLAMLRSDQVDFAVGSMLDVPNDLVYEPVYSFDPMLIMPVNHPLASKSHISLEDLSPHGLILPPRRLTTFRLVDLIFQKARVPYQVAIEVGGWEVIKQYVAMGLGISIVTGICLRPEDRLEVRNMKDWFPQRTYGVVVRKGKYLSPQARAFIDLIRPGLFTRRDYDDAGHSER, encoded by the coding sequence ATGGCCACCGCCCCCACCAAACGCAAACGCCGCACGCCCCGTCGCCCGAAAAGTGCTGGGGCGGCGCGTTTCTACTACAAGGGCAGCCGACTCAAGCAGCTGCGGGCGTTTCTGTACACGGCCAAGCTCGGAACACTATCGCGCGCGGCCGAGGCGTTGTTTCTCAGTCAGCCGTCCGTGAGTTTGCAGATCCAGGCCTTGGAGCGCGAGTTTGGGGTGCGTCTATTGGAACGCACGGGGCGCCGCGTGCAGCTGACGCGCGAAGGCCAAGAGCTTTACGACCTGGCCTTGCCGTTGATCGAGGGCTTGGAATCGCTCGACCAAAACTTCCGGCGCAAGGTCCAAGGCCTGGATGCGGGCGAGCTCAACGTCGCCGCGGGATCGTCGACGATTCAGTTCCTGCTGCCCGCACTCGTCGCGAGCTATCGCGATCGGCATCCGAAAGTGAAGCTCCAATTGCACAATGTGACCGGTATCGATGGCTTGGCGATGCTGCGCTCGGATCAAGTCGATTTCGCGGTCGGCTCGATGCTCGATGTGCCGAACGATCTGGTCTATGAGCCGGTGTATTCGTTTGACCCGATGCTGATCATGCCAGTCAATCATCCGCTCGCGAGCAAGAGTCACATCAGCTTGGAGGATTTGTCGCCGCATGGTCTGATCCTGCCACCGCGACGACTCACGACGTTTCGCTTGGTCGACCTGATTTTTCAGAAGGCGCGCGTGCCGTATCAAGTGGCGATTGAAGTGGGTGGCTGGGAGGTCATCAAGCAATACGTCGCGATGGGGCTTGGCATTTCGATTGTCACCGGGATTTGTCTGCGGCCCGAAGATCGCTTGGAAGTCCGCAATATGAAGGACTGGTTCCCGCAGCGGACGTATGGTGTCGTGGTGCGCAAGGGCAAGTACTTGAGCCCGCAGGCGCGCGCGTTTATCGACTTGATTCGTCCGGGTTTGTTTACCCGGCGCGATTACGATGATGCAGGGCATTCGGAGCGGTGA